A genomic segment from Pectinophora gossypiella chromosome 3, ilPecGoss1.1, whole genome shotgun sequence encodes:
- the LOC126381859 gene encoding multiple C2 and transmembrane domain-containing protein-like isoform X3: MCAIRNTEEVSNVPSVDEVEEKFTFLDFNDWQIAGKLQVKVLGARGLHGKPNAYCTLELNNERVQTPSVKASPEPTWKKYYIFNVRDVTSTLEVNVYDYSLVSSMGLWTDHLGKVSIPLLRIRNGEMRWYALKDKNNRSTAKGNCPRVLLEMSLVFNPVKASLRLFRPVEIKYISKKPPKFHMNLVYGNLIFIRDTFNFLYGLNEGIKRSFEWENRELSTMALLGWLLFWYFMRLWTTPLLLLIPFMYFWINRDNQHERCFMRQYSKDLIETGQNNDEKVGTNSLTSKLQALPELTITITSGIEYLASIAERLYNLLSFKVPFLSYLTMIILVMASAVLYWIPFNFLMMALGVYKYTRKFLDPERILNNDLLDFISRIPDNEILKDWEELSVPEPPITKHSSLASTRTSSNNF, encoded by the exons ATGTGTGCCATAAGGAATACTGAGGAAGTTTCAAATGTCCCAAGTGTCGATGAAGTTGAGGAGAAATTc ACATTTTTGGATTTCAACGACTGGCAGATAGCGGGGAAGTTGCAAGTGAAGGTGCTGGGCGCGAGGGGGCTCCATGGTAAGCCCAACGCGTACTGCACGCTCGAATTGAACAACGAGAGGGTCCAGACTCCCAGTGTGAAGGCTAGCCCCGAACCGACATGGAAgaaatattacatttt CAACGTTCGCGATGTAACGAGCACACTAGAGGTCAATGTGTATGACTATTCACTAGTCAGCTCAATGGGCCTATGGACGGACCACCTGGGCAAGGTTTCGATCCCACTGCTCAGGATACGCAACGGGGAGATGAGGTGGTACGCTTTAAAGGACAAGAATAACAGAAGCACAGCCAAAGGAAACTGCCCTAGAGTTCTATTGGAAATGTCCTTGGTTTTTAATCCG GTGAAGGCTTCTTTGAGATTGTTTCGTCCGGTGGAAATAAAGTACATAAGCAAGAAACCACCCAAATTCCACATGAATCTCGTCTATGGAAATCTTATATTCATACGGGATACATTTAACTTTCTTTACGGATTGAATGAaggtattaa GCGCTCGTTTGAGTGGGAGAACAGAGAACTATCTACCATGGCTCTTCTGGGGTGGTTGTTGTTCTGGTACTTCATGAGACTGTGGACGACTCCTTTATTGCTTCTCATTCCTTTCATGTACTTTTGGATCAATAGGGACAACCAAC atgaaagaTGTTTTATGCGGCAATATAGTAAAGACTTAATTGAAACGGGGCAAAATAACgatgaaaaa GTAGGAACGAATAGTTTGACTAGTAAGCTCCAGGCTTTGCCTGAATTAACTATAACAATCACAAGTGGTATCGAATACTTAGCGTCAATTGCTGAAAGATTGTACAA CCTCTTGAGTTTCAAAGTGCCATTCCTGAGTTATTTGACAATGATAATTCTCGTAATGGCCTCAGCAGTCTTATATTGGATTCCATTCAATTTTCTCATGATGGCTTTGG GCGTTTACAAATATACGAGAAAGTTCTTGGATCCTGAGAGGATACTAAACAACGACTTATTGGATTTCATATCGCGGATTCCAGATAATGAAATACTG AAAGATTGGGAGGAACTAAGTGTACCAGAGCCACCTATAACCAAACATTCGTCGCTTGCTTCAACTAGAACGAGCAGCAATAATTTCTGA
- the LOC126381859 gene encoding multiple C2 and transmembrane domain-containing protein-like isoform X1: MNSERTRNSIDISGRHAGVMRQRSLWRPSSLANLVSTARRPRMLHSYHSYPSTDNISNNAEPPGCNNDKQRQNCAVVPYKESNKKGWSTIVTIVIVEAKGLPDPPSDGAQHSLYCKIRLGSETYNSKTVQSSHQPIWRERCQLHLNKDHILRVSIWDKGKQRNFMGSCVIDLGSLGKERAHDIWQDLDDGFGAIHLNVTMCAIRNTEEVSNVPSVDEVEEKFTFLDFNDWQIAGKLQVKVLGARGLHGKPNAYCTLELNNERVQTPSVKASPEPTWKKYYIFNVRDVTSTLEVNVYDYSLVSSMGLWTDHLGKVSIPLLRIRNGEMRWYALKDKNNRSTAKGNCPRVLLEMSLVFNPVKASLRLFRPVEIKYISKKPPKFHMNLVYGNLIFIRDTFNFLYGLNEGIKRSFEWENRELSTMALLGWLLFWYFMRLWTTPLLLLIPFMYFWINRDNQHERCFMRQYSKDLIETGQNNDEKVGTNSLTSKLQALPELTITITSGIEYLASIAERLYNLLSFKVPFLSYLTMIILVMASAVLYWIPFNFLMMALGVYKYTRKFLDPERILNNDLLDFISRIPDNEILKDWEELSVPEPPITKHSSLASTRTSSNNF, encoded by the exons ATGAATAGTGAAAGAACTCGTAATTCTATAGATATAAGTGGACGCCATGCAGGAGTGATGCGTCAACGGAGCTT ATGGCGTCCGAGTTCGCTGGCTAACCTTGTGAGCACCGCTCGAAGACCTCGCATGCTACACTCATACCATTCATACCCTTCCACCGACAACATCAGTAACAACGCCGAGCCACCAGGCTGTAACAATGACAAG cAGAGGCAAAATTGCGCGGTGGTTCCCTATAAAGAGAGTAATAAAAAAGGATGGAGTACAATCGTCACAATAGTCATAGTGGAAGCGAAGGGGCTGCCGGACCCGCCCTCAGATGGAGCACAGCATAgtctttattgtaaaattag attggGTTCCGAAACATACAATTCGAAAACAGTACAAAGTTCACACCAACCAATATGGCGAGAACGGTGTCAACTACATCTGAATAAGGATCATATACTCAGAGTTTCAATATGGGATAAAGGGAAACAGAGGAATTTTATGGGCAG TTGTGTTATAGATCTTGGGAGTCTGGGGAAGGAGAGGGCTCATGATATCTGGCAGGACCTGGACGATGGGTTTGGCGCGATACACTTAAATGTGACCATGTGTGCCATAAGGAATACTGAGGAAGTTTCAAATGTCCCAAGTGTCGATGAAGTTGAGGAGAAATTc ACATTTTTGGATTTCAACGACTGGCAGATAGCGGGGAAGTTGCAAGTGAAGGTGCTGGGCGCGAGGGGGCTCCATGGTAAGCCCAACGCGTACTGCACGCTCGAATTGAACAACGAGAGGGTCCAGACTCCCAGTGTGAAGGCTAGCCCCGAACCGACATGGAAgaaatattacatttt CAACGTTCGCGATGTAACGAGCACACTAGAGGTCAATGTGTATGACTATTCACTAGTCAGCTCAATGGGCCTATGGACGGACCACCTGGGCAAGGTTTCGATCCCACTGCTCAGGATACGCAACGGGGAGATGAGGTGGTACGCTTTAAAGGACAAGAATAACAGAAGCACAGCCAAAGGAAACTGCCCTAGAGTTCTATTGGAAATGTCCTTGGTTTTTAATCCG GTGAAGGCTTCTTTGAGATTGTTTCGTCCGGTGGAAATAAAGTACATAAGCAAGAAACCACCCAAATTCCACATGAATCTCGTCTATGGAAATCTTATATTCATACGGGATACATTTAACTTTCTTTACGGATTGAATGAaggtattaa GCGCTCGTTTGAGTGGGAGAACAGAGAACTATCTACCATGGCTCTTCTGGGGTGGTTGTTGTTCTGGTACTTCATGAGACTGTGGACGACTCCTTTATTGCTTCTCATTCCTTTCATGTACTTTTGGATCAATAGGGACAACCAAC atgaaagaTGTTTTATGCGGCAATATAGTAAAGACTTAATTGAAACGGGGCAAAATAACgatgaaaaa GTAGGAACGAATAGTTTGACTAGTAAGCTCCAGGCTTTGCCTGAATTAACTATAACAATCACAAGTGGTATCGAATACTTAGCGTCAATTGCTGAAAGATTGTACAA CCTCTTGAGTTTCAAAGTGCCATTCCTGAGTTATTTGACAATGATAATTCTCGTAATGGCCTCAGCAGTCTTATATTGGATTCCATTCAATTTTCTCATGATGGCTTTGG GCGTTTACAAATATACGAGAAAGTTCTTGGATCCTGAGAGGATACTAAACAACGACTTATTGGATTTCATATCGCGGATTCCAGATAATGAAATACTG AAAGATTGGGAGGAACTAAGTGTACCAGAGCCACCTATAACCAAACATTCGTCGCTTGCTTCAACTAGAACGAGCAGCAATAATTTCTGA
- the LOC126381859 gene encoding multiple C2 and transmembrane domain-containing protein-like isoform X2: MDLGSLGKERAHDIWQDLDDGFGAIHLNVTMCAIRNTEEVSNVPSVDEVEEKFTFLDFNDWQIAGKLQVKVLGARGLHGKPNAYCTLELNNERVQTPSVKASPEPTWKKYYIFNVRDVTSTLEVNVYDYSLVSSMGLWTDHLGKVSIPLLRIRNGEMRWYALKDKNNRSTAKGNCPRVLLEMSLVFNPVKASLRLFRPVEIKYISKKPPKFHMNLVYGNLIFIRDTFNFLYGLNEGIKRSFEWENRELSTMALLGWLLFWYFMRLWTTPLLLLIPFMYFWINRDNQHERCFMRQYSKDLIETGQNNDEKVGTNSLTSKLQALPELTITITSGIEYLASIAERLYNLLSFKVPFLSYLTMIILVMASAVLYWIPFNFLMMALGVYKYTRKFLDPERILNNDLLDFISRIPDNEILKDWEELSVPEPPITKHSSLASTRTSSNNF; encoded by the exons atgg ATCTTGGGAGTCTGGGGAAGGAGAGGGCTCATGATATCTGGCAGGACCTGGACGATGGGTTTGGCGCGATACACTTAAATGTGACCATGTGTGCCATAAGGAATACTGAGGAAGTTTCAAATGTCCCAAGTGTCGATGAAGTTGAGGAGAAATTc ACATTTTTGGATTTCAACGACTGGCAGATAGCGGGGAAGTTGCAAGTGAAGGTGCTGGGCGCGAGGGGGCTCCATGGTAAGCCCAACGCGTACTGCACGCTCGAATTGAACAACGAGAGGGTCCAGACTCCCAGTGTGAAGGCTAGCCCCGAACCGACATGGAAgaaatattacatttt CAACGTTCGCGATGTAACGAGCACACTAGAGGTCAATGTGTATGACTATTCACTAGTCAGCTCAATGGGCCTATGGACGGACCACCTGGGCAAGGTTTCGATCCCACTGCTCAGGATACGCAACGGGGAGATGAGGTGGTACGCTTTAAAGGACAAGAATAACAGAAGCACAGCCAAAGGAAACTGCCCTAGAGTTCTATTGGAAATGTCCTTGGTTTTTAATCCG GTGAAGGCTTCTTTGAGATTGTTTCGTCCGGTGGAAATAAAGTACATAAGCAAGAAACCACCCAAATTCCACATGAATCTCGTCTATGGAAATCTTATATTCATACGGGATACATTTAACTTTCTTTACGGATTGAATGAaggtattaa GCGCTCGTTTGAGTGGGAGAACAGAGAACTATCTACCATGGCTCTTCTGGGGTGGTTGTTGTTCTGGTACTTCATGAGACTGTGGACGACTCCTTTATTGCTTCTCATTCCTTTCATGTACTTTTGGATCAATAGGGACAACCAAC atgaaagaTGTTTTATGCGGCAATATAGTAAAGACTTAATTGAAACGGGGCAAAATAACgatgaaaaa GTAGGAACGAATAGTTTGACTAGTAAGCTCCAGGCTTTGCCTGAATTAACTATAACAATCACAAGTGGTATCGAATACTTAGCGTCAATTGCTGAAAGATTGTACAA CCTCTTGAGTTTCAAAGTGCCATTCCTGAGTTATTTGACAATGATAATTCTCGTAATGGCCTCAGCAGTCTTATATTGGATTCCATTCAATTTTCTCATGATGGCTTTGG GCGTTTACAAATATACGAGAAAGTTCTTGGATCCTGAGAGGATACTAAACAACGACTTATTGGATTTCATATCGCGGATTCCAGATAATGAAATACTG AAAGATTGGGAGGAACTAAGTGTACCAGAGCCACCTATAACCAAACATTCGTCGCTTGCTTCAACTAGAACGAGCAGCAATAATTTCTGA